From one bacterium genomic stretch:
- a CDS encoding TetR/AcrR family transcriptional regulator, with protein sequence MQNDKPGIEKVEQKTQERKPAEVRRFEILYAARELFIEKGFDRVSMEDVADKVKISKAAVYLYFPSKAELFLETIGQAVDKLVSDLEMSFTDPPHRSTVEKLNSANKALQNYSPVFTMTHHMSESGFPDEVFPPRIIKLFVKRMNERKQRIWDMLRGVFEHGQNEGEIRPDLPAGELAKLFAIYGMLLASSEVAYETAKEVLLKGILKNKRDNLFKEDE encoded by the coding sequence ATGCAGAACGACAAACCAGGCATTGAAAAGGTAGAGCAAAAAACGCAGGAGAGAAAACCTGCAGAGGTGCGGCGTTTTGAGATTCTCTATGCAGCGAGGGAGTTGTTCATTGAAAAGGGTTTTGACAGGGTAAGCATGGAAGATGTGGCCGATAAGGTGAAAATCTCAAAAGCCGCCGTGTATCTTTATTTCCCGAGCAAGGCGGAGCTTTTTCTCGAAACCATCGGCCAGGCGGTCGACAAACTTGTCTCCGACCTCGAAATGAGCTTCACCGACCCTCCACACAGGTCAACGGTAGAAAAATTAAATTCTGCAAACAAGGCGCTCCAGAATTACTCGCCGGTGTTCACGATGACTCACCATATGTCAGAGAGCGGATTTCCGGATGAAGTGTTCCCTCCCCGCATCATTAAGCTTTTTGTAAAGAGGATGAACGAACGCAAGCAAAGAATCTGGGACATGTTGAGAGGCGTTTTCGAGCACGGTCAGAATGAGGGGGAGATACGACCTGATCTGCCAGCCGGCGAACTTGCAAAGCTGTTCGCCATCTACGGCATGCTTCTGGCCAGTTCGGAAGTAGCTTATGAGACTGCAAAGGAAGTTTTATTAAAAGGGATATTGAAAAATAAGAGAGACAACCTCTTCAAGGAGGATGAATGA
- a CDS encoding acetyl-CoA carboxylase carboxyltransferase subunit beta, with translation MVFSRKNIRPAAKKLDLEEGLWLKCETCGEILYRRELEQSYWICPKCNFHFRVGHKTYIKLLLDDGKLDEIDKGLVPIDPLGFPKYKEKYKEAVNKTGLEEGIISGRASIHGIQVIFALTDFAFMGGSMGSVVGEKVSRAARLALTERKPFVMLTASGGGARMQEGIFSLMQMAKTSAEIALLRKAGVPYINILTHPTMAGVMASFASLGDIIIAEPGALLGFTGPRVIEQTIGEKLPAGFQRSEFLLEHGFLDLVCSREVLRDTLGRILSILSEPYKDTTAK, from the coding sequence ATAGTGTTCTCAAGAAAGAACATACGTCCTGCAGCAAAGAAGCTCGATCTTGAAGAGGGACTATGGCTAAAGTGCGAAACCTGCGGCGAGATACTTTACCGCCGGGAACTCGAACAGTCCTACTGGATATGCCCTAAATGCAACTTCCACTTCCGAGTCGGACATAAGACCTACATAAAGCTTCTCTTGGACGACGGAAAGCTCGACGAAATCGACAAAGGGCTTGTTCCAATCGATCCGTTAGGATTCCCGAAATACAAGGAGAAGTACAAAGAGGCGGTTAATAAGACAGGACTTGAGGAAGGCATAATCTCTGGCAGGGCGTCCATTCACGGGATTCAGGTCATCTTCGCTTTAACCGATTTCGCCTTCATGGGCGGCAGCATGGGATCGGTAGTGGGCGAAAAGGTGTCAAGAGCGGCAAGACTCGCTCTTACTGAACGCAAACCTTTCGTTATGCTGACCGCTTCCGGCGGAGGCGCCCGCATGCAGGAAGGAATCTTTTCGCTGATGCAGATGGCTAAGACTTCCGCTGAAATCGCTCTTCTGCGTAAAGCCGGAGTCCCATACATAAATATACTGACTCACCCGACAATGGCCGGAGTCATGGCTTCTTTTGCATCCCTTGGAGACATTATCATAGCGGAACCGGGCGCTCTCCTTGGTTTTACCGGACCAAGAGTGATAGAACAGACTATCGGAGAAAAGCTTCCTGCAGGATTCCAGCGCTCCGAGTTCCTGCTTGAACACGGTTTTTTGGACCTGGTCTGCTCAAGAGAAGTTCTTCGTGATACTCTTGGAAGGATACTGAGTATTCTCTCTGAACCTTACAAAGATACAACCGCAAAGTAA